The genomic region AGATTGCCAATACGCTGACCTTGGGTGCTGGTTTGCTGGCGTTGATCTACCTGCTGTGGGCAGGGTCGACTTGGGTCGGTGCGCCCCGCAGCGAAGGCGGCCTGGCCTTGGTTCTGGCGCTGATACTGACCCTGCCCGGGTATGCGTTGGGCCGCTTCGGCGCGGGGGATGTGAAGCTGCTCGCCGCCCTGGGCCTGGCGTCCAATATCGACATTCTGTTGGGGTCGCTGATCGGCGCCGCGGTCGCCATGCTGGCCTGGACATTTGTGCATCAAGGGCTTAGCTCAAGCCAGTTTGAGCGGGCAGAAAAAGTGTCAAAAAAACAGCCTTTTGCGCCTTTCGTTTTGACAGGTTTCGTCGGGTGTTGGCTTTGGATCCATTAAGCGCGCGCGTTGAATAATGCTATGTACATAGTCAGAAAGTACGTCTACGTTTAATGAGTAGTTGTATAGGATTTTTCGTCAAAAAGGATGGGTCCTCTTTGGCTTGCCAGGCATGGAGTAGCGCGTGAACAAGCTCACATCTGCGGTAAAAGTGCTCGTGGTCGACGATCAACCTTTGATCGTGGAGGAGCTCTGTGAATTTCTCGAAAGCAGCGGGTACCGTTGTGTCCCGTGTGAGTCCAGCCAACAGGCGATCCAGCGCTTCGGCGATGACCCCTTGATAGGCCTGGTGCTGTGTGACCTGCATATGCCGGACATGGACGGCATCGAGCTGGTGCAGGCCCTGCAGCAGGTTGCCGGCAAACATCGTGCGTTCGAAGCGATCATGCTTACCGGGCGTGCCGACAAACAGGATGTGATCAAGGCCCTGCGCGCGGGGATCGCCGATTACTACCAGAAGCCGATCAATCTCGATGAGGTGCTCGAAGGCCTGAAGCGCCAGGAAGCGGCCTTGGAGGAACGGCAAAAAGACCTGCAACTGGGCACGCTTAACCAGAAGTTGCAGTACCTGTCCGAATCCATCAACGACTTGTATATGGACCTGGACAAGGTGCGTCGCAAGCCACCCAAGGATACTGACGGCGAGCCGCTGGCCGATGACTCCGGGCCATTGGAAATCCCGGCAATCTTCAACCAATTGTCACCGCGCCAGCTGGATGTGGCACGCCTGGTGGGAAAGGGCCAGACCAACTACCAGATTGCCTGTGAACTGGGAATCACCGAGAACACGGTCAAGCTGTATGTGTCCCAGGTATTGCGCCTGACCCATATGCACAACCGTACCCAGTTGGCGCTGGCGTTGTCGCCCAGCAACTCGGCGATGCGCCAGCGGGTGACGGCGCACTGAAGGTCCAGCGCCTGCGCTAATAATGTAGGAGCGAGCTTGCTCGCGAAAAACGTCAACGATAACGCGTGAATCCTGCATAAACGCGGTGTCGTGGGGTTCTTCGCGAGCAAGCTCGCTCCTACAGTGGGATATAGGCTTGGTTATTTGCTCCCACCCTGTGCAGACCCACCCACCTTCTGATCAAAGAACTCCGGGATCGGATGCTTGTTGCTGTCCAGCCAGCGCTTGAGTGCCTGCTCGCGTTCTGCCGGCGTGGTCTTCTGCGGGTTGGCCGAGGCTGCGCGGCCGCTTAGTTGCAGCGCCATCCAGTTTTCGGTTTCCGCTTGCCGTGGGGAAGATGGCCCGGCTTCGATGGCCGATGCCATGAGCGGCAGTGCCAACACTGCGAGGCCAGCGAGGTAATGGATTTTCATCATCGACTCCCTATTTCACAGGCACCGGCAGCGTGTCGCTGACCGTCGCGACCTGGTCTTTGGCTGAACGCACCGGTACCGTGCGTGAACCCTTGAGTTGTTGTGCCCGCGCCTGGGCTTCGGTGACCTGCTCGGGGCTCAGTCCGAGTTGGCCGACCACTTTTGCGGCCTGTTCCCAGTTGTCCTGATAAATCAGCAAGGTCACCAGGTTCAACGCCGCCAATTGATCGCTCTGCTTGAGCTCGATGGCGGTCATGAATTCGAAACGGGCGTCTTCCAGGCGCAGTTGATCGAGGTACACCACGCCCAGGTCATTGCGGATTTTCTCGTCGGTGGGCGTCAGCTTTGCAGCACGTTGCAGGTGCGCCATGGCCTGGCCGTTGTCGCCCCTGGCCGAGGCCAATTGCCCCAGGCCGTGCTCGCCATCGGCAGCCAGGCAGGTGCCCAACAGGCTGCGGTACAGCGGCTCGGCCTCGCTGCGCCCGAGCAAGCGATAGGCACGGGCCTGGCGCTGGCGCACCTGGGGCAGGGCATTGGGCAGGTTCTGCAGGTTGGCCAGGCTGGCGTGCAGCTTGCCTTCGTTGGCCATGTCATCGGCCAGGTTCAATGAAAGCTCCTGGTCCGAGCTGGGCTTGGGGCAACTGCCGGGCTGCAGCAATCCGGCCCATGGAACCTGGCCATTGCTGGCACAGCCGCCCAGCATCAGCAGGCTCAACGCGACAATCAGTGGCTTCATGGCAAGCTCCTCAGAAGTTATTCAAGGCCCGGGCGATGGCGATAAAGGCCGGCCCCCCAAGCACAGTCAGCAGGGCGGGAAACAGGAACACCATCATCACCACGGACATCTTCGCCGACATCTTCGAGATGTATTCCTGCAAGCGGGTCAGGCGGCGGTCATCGAGCAACTGCTTGAGCGCCAGCAGCGACTTCATGGCACCGCCACCCTGCTGGATCAATTGCTGGAGAATGATGCAGGTGTCGGTGAACTCATCCACGGCCAGCAGGCGCGCGGTCTTGCCCAGTTCCTCCGACAACTCCAGGCCCGAGTCGACCCGTACCAGAATCAGGCGCAGTTCATGGGTCAGGTCCGGGAGCAGGCGCTGGGCGTCGATACTCAACACCCGCAGCGACTGTTCCACCGCCATGCCGGATTCGAACAGGATGCGCAGCAACGGAATGAATGTGGAGATCTCTCGTGCGATGCGTTCCTGGCGGTATTTCGCGCTGAGGGCCAGCACGCGCTTGGGCAGCAGGTAACCGATGCCCAGGGCAATGGCCGGCGCGATCCACGGCGAGCCTGCATGGGCAAACAGCAGTTGCTGGCCGAGCACGGTCAGGCCCAGCAGCACGATGGGCACGCCGACCTGGCACGCGGCGAACATGGAACGCTGGTTGGGCTTACGCCAGCCGACGCGGTTGAGCAAGGTCTGTGTTTCGTTGTCCAGGCTGACCGAGCGTTGCGCCACCGCGCTGGCGCCCAATTGGCGCATCAGGCTGCCAAGTTTGTCTTCGCGGGCCAGTTGGCCTTGCAGGCGTTGGTTGACCATGCGTTGGCGGCGGCGTTGCTCCAGCAGGTTGCCGGCGATCAACACGACGGCGGCGAGTAGCAGCATCAGGCTGATCAGGATGGCCATCTCAAATACTCCGCAACATGCGCCACATGACGAAGGTGCCCGTGATGTCGAGCGCTACCGCACCGAGCAGCAGGTAGCGCCCGGTGCCGTCATTCCACATGCTCATCAGGTAGCCCGGGTTGACCATCAGGAAGTAGCCGACCATGGCGATGGGCAATCCTGCCAATACATAGGCGGTCATGCGTGTTTCACCGGTCATGGCCTTGAGTTGACGGGCACCCTGCTCGCGCTCGCGGATCATCTTGATCAGGTTTTCCAGCAACTCGCTGGCATTGCCGCCGTAGCGGTGGTTGACCTTCAGGCCCAGGGCAAACAGACGAAACTCATCGCGCTCGTAGAACTCGGCAAAATCGCTGGCGGACTCCGGCAGGCTCACGCCCATTTGCACATTGCGCTGGATGCGGCTCATCGCTTGCTTGAGGGGCGCCTCGGTGCTTTCGATTGCACCCAGCACGGCATCGGCCAGGGTGCGTCCGGACTTGAGGCTGCGCACGCTGCGGTCGAGCAGTTGCGGCAATTGTTCGATCATGCGCTGCACCCGCCGTTGGTAGCGCCAGCCGATGTACAAGCGCAACAGCAACGGTGGCACCAGCAGCATGGCAAGCAGGCCCAGCCAGTCGGCCAGCAAGTAGCCCAGCACCATGGCCACCGCCCAGCCGCTCAACCACAGCCCAAGGCGATCGGTGGGTTTGCCCAGGCCGGCGCGCTGGAACATCCGTTCCATGGCGACCCAGCTGTTGTTCGATTCCTGAGGGGCGGGCTGGCCCTCGGCAAGGCGCTCCAGCACGCGGTCGGTGCCGGCCTGGCGCAGCCCGCGCTGGAACAGCCAGATGGACAGGCTGACCAGCAGAACGCAGATAAGCAGCAGGATAAGTCCGGTCATGACGCCTCCCTACAACGGCAATGGCGTTTCGCGCCGCAGCTTGTCGCCGGCCGGGTGCAACGCTTCGCGCAGGAAGCCAAAGCCGGCACGGCGGTCGAAGCGGAACAGGGTATTGGTGACATACACGTCGTCGCGCACGCCGACCACTTCCACCACCTCGCTGACGCAGCGGCGCCCATCGGGCAGGCGCGTCAGCTGAATCACCACATCCAGTGCGGCACAGATCATCTGGCGCAGGGTTTTTTCCGCCACCACGCGCCCGGTCAGGCCCACCAGGGTTTCCAGGCGCAGCAGCGCGTCCTGGGCGTTGTTGGCGTGCACGGTGCTCATGGAACCGTCATGGCCGGTGTTCATGGCGGTCATCACGTCGAGTACTTCGACGCCGCGAATCTCGCCGAGGATGATGCGGTCCGGGCGCATCCGCAGGGCGTTGCGGATCAGGTCGCTGGCCTTGACCTCGCCATGTCCTTCGGCATTGGGTGGGCGGGTTTCCAGGCGCACGACGTGGGGGTGGCCCAGTTGCAGTTCGGCCACATCTTCGATGGTGACCAGGCGCTCGTGGGGGTTGATCAATTGGCTGAGAATATTCAGCAGTGTGGTCTTGCCGGTCCCGGTACCACCGCTGATTAGGATATTGCAGCGTTTGCCCACCGCTTCCTGGAAAAACTCGAAGATGCTCTGGTCGATGGTCTGCATCGCCACCAAGTCGCTGCTCTTGAGCATGTCCTTGCGAAATTTACGGATCGACAGGCAGGGGCCGTCCAAGGCGATCGGCGGGATGATCGCATTGACCCGGCTGCCGTCGGGCAGGCGCGCATCGACCATCGGCGACGACTCATCCAGGCGCCGCCCGAGGGGTGCGAGGATACGCTGCATCACCCGCACCACATGGTGCGCATCGATAAAGCGCAGGTCGCTCTGGTGCAGCACACCATCACGTTCGATAAACACCCGGTGCGGGCCGTTGACCAGGATCTCGGTGACCGACACATCGCGCAGCAGCACTTCCAGCGGGCCGAAGCCGGTCAGCTCATCGACGATTTCTTCGGCCAGGCGCTCCATCTCGTAACGCGAGATCGCCAGGTGCATACGCGTGATGTACTCGGCCACCTTGTCGATGACAAATTGCGCCAGGGATTGGCGCGAGCCTTCCAGCAGGTTCTGTCCGGTCTCTTCGATGGCATCGATGATGTAGCGGTGCAGCACCATTTTCAGGCTGTCGTGGTCGTTGCGCCCGGCGGCTCCACGCGTGGGGGCGCCGAAGAGCTTTTCACCGTTCATCGACCTGACCCCAGTAGACGTTCGAACCAGCGCGTGGACGGTTTTTCCATGCCCTCGGAACGTTTTGCCAGGCGCTCGCCCAACTGACGCAAAGTGTGGGTAAGGGCTTCGCGCGGGGCCAGGGTGAACAGACTTTGCCCCTGGTTCTTGGCATTCAGGCGCACTTCAGGGCTAAGCGGCAGCACCGCGATGCACTCCAGGCCGAAGCTTTTTTCCAGGGTTTCGGTGTCGGGCGCGCAACCCTTGATATAGCGGTCGACCAGCAGTCGGGCGTGGTCGAGCTTCATGCCTTTTTCGCGCCACAGGTTCAGCACCGCGAGGTTGCGCCGGCAGTCGAGCACGCCTTGGTCGGTGCACCACAGCAGTTTGTCGCAGTGGCTGACAAAGGTGCGCAACGGCTCGCTGTCTGCCTGCCCGGTGAGGTTGACCACGATGTGCTGGAAGTGCTGGCGCAAGGCGCTGAGCAACATGTACAGCTCGGCGGCGCTGGTCATTTCCAGGGGCTCGTCGCTGGCGGCATACGCAAGAATGCGCAGGCCCTCGTCGGTGCTGGTAAAGGCGCTGTTGATCAGTGTGGTGTCAAGGCGGCGCAGGTGGCGCAAGGCGTCACCGAAATTGAAGGTACTCTCCAGGCCCAGCAGGGCCAGGCTGTCGCCCCGCGGCAGGCCGAGGTCGAGCAGCAGTGTCTGCTGACCGCTCTTTTGCACCACCATCGCCAAGTGGCTGGCGATCAGGGCGCCGTCGGTATTGCCTTGGGTGCCGTATAGCACCGTCAGGCCACCAAGGTGGGCGTTCGGCGCGGTAGGCGGCAGGCGCTTGCTCATGCGTCGCACCAACCCGGCCACTTCGCTGGAGCGTGAACCATAGGCGACAAAATCCCGGGCGCCGGCGCGCATCGCGTTGAGTACCAACTGGTTGTCCATGCCGTCACCGAGGGCGACTACGGCCAGCATCGGCTTGGCTTCCAGGGCGCCTTCGATCAGGGCGCTCTGGGCCACCAGGTGTTCGCGGTCCAGGCCCACGAACACCAGGTTGGCGAAGGTCACGTCCACCAGTGCCAGCAATTCATCCAGGCTGCCACCGCCGACGCTGATCACTTGGCCAAGCGGGGCCAGCGCGCCCTGCAGCCACTCCAGGTCGGTGTTGTTGCGGGTGATTGCCAGGAAGGTCTGGCCCAGGTTATCGCTCATTGGGAAAGTCCACTGCGACGGTCGAAGTTGCCGTTTTCAAGAAAGAACAGGCGGAACCAGTTCGGGTCGTAGTTGCGCAGTTTTTCCCCGGGCAACGACGGCAACTGTGCGTTGGCCGCCAATGGCCGGACCAGGTGCGGGGTGACAATCATCAGCAGCTCTTTTTCCTCGCTGCGAATATTGGAGTCGCGGAAAAACGCGCCAATTATCGGGATATCGCCCAGGCCGGGGAGCTTGGCGATGGTGGAGCGGTTGGTGCTGCTGATCAGGCCACTGATGACAAAGCTTTCGCCATCGGCCAGCGATACGCTGGTGTCGGTGCGCCGTACGGTCAGGGCGGGCACCAGGATGCCCTCGATCTGGATCGCGTTGTTGTAATCCAGCTCGCTGACTTCCGGTGCGACTTTCAGGGCGATGCGGTTGTGATCGATCACCGTGGGCGTCAGGGTCAAGCGAATGCCGAACTCCTTGTACTCGATGGAGATGGTGTCGCTGCCGGCACTGGGTACCGGGATCGGCACTTCACCTCCAGCCAGGAAGGTCGCGCTCTGGCCGCTCATGGCCACCAGGCTCGGACGCGCCAGGGTGTAGGCAAAGCCACTGCTTTCCAGGGCGTTGATCAACGCCTTGACCCGGCCACCGCCAAACCCGATGTTGAAACTGTCAGCGCTCACCGGCAGCTTGAACACGCTCTCCGCTGGGGAGAGCAGGTCGGGGCTGCCGAGGAAGAAATTCTTGCCCATGCCGAGGATCTTGGTGCTGGCCTCCTTGAGCTTGGTGCGGCTGACTTCGACGAAGCGGATATCGGTCTGTACCTGGCTGGGCAGTGTCGGGTCTTCCGAAGGCGACAACGATTGGCTGGTCAGCGCCGAGGTAGCCTTGCCCTTGACGAATACCATGCTCTGGCGCGGCGCGGTCGAGCAGCCGGTCCACACCATCAGGCTGGTGGCGCCGCTGCCGACGCCGGTCAACAGGAAGTTACGCTCGCCATTGACCCGCACATCGGCGATCTTTGGGTCACCAATGGCCAGGCGCGTGATCGCTACCGGCGATTGCAGCTCGGTTTGCAAGCCTTCGCCCACCTCGACCACGGCGGGCAACTGGCCCAAGGTGCTGCAATTGCCAGGTGCTGCCATCGCCAGGCCCACGGGCAGGCACGGTAGCATCAAGGTCAAGGCCAATTGAGCGTAGCGTGGGCTCATTCAAAGCATCCTTGTTCAATCAGGGGTTTGTTGGGCCGCCGAAGCGCCACGAATCACTTCGACGCCCCGACGCTGGCCGGTGTCGGCAACCGTGGGGGCGATTTTTTTCGGCGGGCCGGTGAGGGCCAGTTGGGTGAATTGGTAGAGGTCGCGGTTGGCGCTTTGCACTTTGTCCGGCGTGTCGCTTTCGCCGGCCCAGTAGCGGCTGAGCAACTGTTCGTCGGCACTGCGCACGGCCAGGCGTAGCGTGCCGGCTTGGGAGGCGAGCATCAGCCGGCTCAGCAACGGTTCGGGCACCGCCAGCACGACACTGCGCGCAGCGGTACGCCGTTGTGCAGCCTGGGCGCGCTCTTCGGCGCTGGCCGGTGGGGGCACTGCCGGTGTGCCGTCGTTGGCCAGTCCCAATTGGTCGCCGACGCTGAGCAGGCGAATCGCGGGAATGATCACCTGCGCCGATTGCTCGGCATTGGCGTTGTCCTGGCGCAGGAACAGCAAGACGTCGACGTAATCGCCGGGGCTCAGTTGGCCACCGGCACCGATGACCTCATCGACGGCGACCGCCAGCGCACGTTCATTTGCACGGATCATGCGGGCCAGCGGCCCACCGGCGGTGAAGCTTTCATCGTTTAGCCAGGTGCCGGCACCCAAGGCGCGCAAGGGCGTGCGACCGATGGCCTGGTCGAGGCTGGTCAGGCTGCCGGCCGGAACGGTGCGCAGTTTTTCCACGGCCACATCGGCAGCGGTGAGAGGGGCAAAAGCGGGCACCGCGTGTACCAGTACCACCACGGGTTGGCGGGTTTGGTCTTCGACGGCATTCACGGTTTTTTCAACAGAAATGACAGGTTCTGGTGAGAAGGGTGCAACCACAGGTGCGGTTGGACGACTCAACACCAGGCCCCAATAACCTGCAATCAATGCTCCGACAAGCAGCAAGCCAGCCAGGATCATGCTGATGCGACTGTTCATGACGGCTCTCCTATCCTGTCGCACTACTTTGCCCGTTAATCCAAACGAGTTAATTTCGCAACTTGGCTGTGATGAACAACTAACGATTTGGCTATTTGAAGGTAGCTCAGCTAGGACGAAATGCCATTACCGCATTGAAATTATCTGTAGGCTAAATCAGACCCCCGTGAAAACGGACTTGGGGCGGCGGCGCTGCGACTAATACTTTGTGATTAATGCGTTCTTACACTTGTGAGGGTCAAGTTTGTTGACAATGCTCTAATGGCACGCCGCAATCATCGTGCGGGCCAGCAGCAACGGCGCTTTTGGCGCATGAAGGAGAAGTTTGATGATCCTTGACCTGTTCTTGAAGTTTTACATTCATACTCAGTTATTCTTGCGTCGCAGAGACGGGGCTTCGG from Pseudomonas synxantha harbors:
- a CDS encoding prepilin peptidase yields the protein MIQNAVILLWLGLCAVQDIRQRQIANTLTLGAGLLALIYLLWAGSTWVGAPRSEGGLALVLALILTLPGYALGRFGAGDVKLLAALGLASNIDILLGSLIGAAVAMLAWTFVHQGLSSSQFERAEKVSKKQPFAPFVLTGFVGCWLWIH
- a CDS encoding response regulator transcription factor, whose protein sequence is MNKLTSAVKVLVVDDQPLIVEELCEFLESSGYRCVPCESSQQAIQRFGDDPLIGLVLCDLHMPDMDGIELVQALQQVAGKHRAFEAIMLTGRADKQDVIKALRAGIADYYQKPINLDEVLEGLKRQEAALEERQKDLQLGTLNQKLQYLSESINDLYMDLDKVRRKPPKDTDGEPLADDSGPLEIPAIFNQLSPRQLDVARLVGKGQTNYQIACELGITENTVKLYVSQVLRLTHMHNRTQLALALSPSNSAMRQRVTAH
- a CDS encoding DUF3613 domain-containing protein; the protein is MKIHYLAGLAVLALPLMASAIEAGPSSPRQAETENWMALQLSGRAASANPQKTTPAEREQALKRWLDSNKHPIPEFFDQKVGGSAQGGSK
- a CDS encoding tetratricopeptide repeat protein — encoded protein: MKPLIVALSLLMLGGCASNGQVPWAGLLQPGSCPKPSSDQELSLNLADDMANEGKLHASLANLQNLPNALPQVRQRQARAYRLLGRSEAEPLYRSLLGTCLAADGEHGLGQLASARGDNGQAMAHLQRAAKLTPTDEKIRNDLGVVYLDQLRLEDARFEFMTAIELKQSDQLAALNLVTLLIYQDNWEQAAKVVGQLGLSPEQVTEAQARAQQLKGSRTVPVRSAKDQVATVSDTLPVPVK
- a CDS encoding type II secretion system F family protein, with amino-acid sequence MAILISLMLLLAAVVLIAGNLLEQRRRQRMVNQRLQGQLAREDKLGSLMRQLGASAVAQRSVSLDNETQTLLNRVGWRKPNQRSMFAACQVGVPIVLLGLTVLGQQLLFAHAGSPWIAPAIALGIGYLLPKRVLALSAKYRQERIAREISTFIPLLRILFESGMAVEQSLRVLSIDAQRLLPDLTHELRLILVRVDSGLELSEELGKTARLLAVDEFTDTCIILQQLIQQGGGAMKSLLALKQLLDDRRLTRLQEYISKMSAKMSVVMMVFLFPALLTVLGGPAFIAIARALNNF
- a CDS encoding type II secretion system F family protein yields the protein MTGLILLLICVLLVSLSIWLFQRGLRQAGTDRVLERLAEGQPAPQESNNSWVAMERMFQRAGLGKPTDRLGLWLSGWAVAMVLGYLLADWLGLLAMLLVPPLLLRLYIGWRYQRRVQRMIEQLPQLLDRSVRSLKSGRTLADAVLGAIESTEAPLKQAMSRIQRNVQMGVSLPESASDFAEFYERDEFRLFALGLKVNHRYGGNASELLENLIKMIREREQGARQLKAMTGETRMTAYVLAGLPIAMVGYFLMVNPGYLMSMWNDGTGRYLLLGAVALDITGTFVMWRMLRSI
- a CDS encoding CpaF family protein: MNGEKLFGAPTRGAAGRNDHDSLKMVLHRYIIDAIEETGQNLLEGSRQSLAQFVIDKVAEYITRMHLAISRYEMERLAEEIVDELTGFGPLEVLLRDVSVTEILVNGPHRVFIERDGVLHQSDLRFIDAHHVVRVMQRILAPLGRRLDESSPMVDARLPDGSRVNAIIPPIALDGPCLSIRKFRKDMLKSSDLVAMQTIDQSIFEFFQEAVGKRCNILISGGTGTGKTTLLNILSQLINPHERLVTIEDVAELQLGHPHVVRLETRPPNAEGHGEVKASDLIRNALRMRPDRIILGEIRGVEVLDVMTAMNTGHDGSMSTVHANNAQDALLRLETLVGLTGRVVAEKTLRQMICAALDVVIQLTRLPDGRRCVSEVVEVVGVRDDVYVTNTLFRFDRRAGFGFLREALHPAGDKLRRETPLPL
- a CDS encoding AAA family ATPase; this encodes MSDNLGQTFLAITRNNTDLEWLQGALAPLGQVISVGGGSLDELLALVDVTFANLVFVGLDREHLVAQSALIEGALEAKPMLAVVALGDGMDNQLVLNAMRAGARDFVAYGSRSSEVAGLVRRMSKRLPPTAPNAHLGGLTVLYGTQGNTDGALIASHLAMVVQKSGQQTLLLDLGLPRGDSLALLGLESTFNFGDALRHLRRLDTTLINSAFTSTDEGLRILAYAASDEPLEMTSAAELYMLLSALRQHFQHIVVNLTGQADSEPLRTFVSHCDKLLWCTDQGVLDCRRNLAVLNLWREKGMKLDHARLLVDRYIKGCAPDTETLEKSFGLECIAVLPLSPEVRLNAKNQGQSLFTLAPREALTHTLRQLGERLAKRSEGMEKPSTRWFERLLGSGR
- a CDS encoding type II and III secretion system protein family protein gives rise to the protein MSPRYAQLALTLMLPCLPVGLAMAAPGNCSTLGQLPAVVEVGEGLQTELQSPVAITRLAIGDPKIADVRVNGERNFLLTGVGSGATSLMVWTGCSTAPRQSMVFVKGKATSALTSQSLSPSEDPTLPSQVQTDIRFVEVSRTKLKEASTKILGMGKNFFLGSPDLLSPAESVFKLPVSADSFNIGFGGGRVKALINALESSGFAYTLARPSLVAMSGQSATFLAGGEVPIPVPSAGSDTISIEYKEFGIRLTLTPTVIDHNRIALKVAPEVSELDYNNAIQIEGILVPALTVRRTDTSVSLADGESFVISGLISSTNRSTIAKLPGLGDIPIIGAFFRDSNIRSEEKELLMIVTPHLVRPLAANAQLPSLPGEKLRNYDPNWFRLFFLENGNFDRRSGLSQ
- the cpaB gene encoding Flp pilus assembly protein CpaB, translating into MNSRISMILAGLLLVGALIAGYWGLVLSRPTAPVVAPFSPEPVISVEKTVNAVEDQTRQPVVVLVHAVPAFAPLTAADVAVEKLRTVPAGSLTSLDQAIGRTPLRALGAGTWLNDESFTAGGPLARMIRANERALAVAVDEVIGAGGQLSPGDYVDVLLFLRQDNANAEQSAQVIIPAIRLLSVGDQLGLANDGTPAVPPPASAEERAQAAQRRTAARSVVLAVPEPLLSRLMLASQAGTLRLAVRSADEQLLSRYWAGESDTPDKVQSANRDLYQFTQLALTGPPKKIAPTVADTGQRRGVEVIRGASAAQQTPD